In a genomic window of Planctomycetaceae bacterium:
- a CDS encoding HPr family phosphocarrier protein: MLAANPGGRYMGDQEVVSAVVELTVPNGLHLTPISQIVSCASPFQASVTLGFDGKTADAKSIYDLMLLAAPCGAKLQVDARGTDAGPAIEAMKSLFCGGFIIAD; this comes from the coding sequence ATGTTGGCCGCTAATCCGGGAGGGCGTTACATGGGCGATCAGGAAGTCGTGAGCGCGGTGGTCGAGTTGACCGTGCCGAATGGGCTGCATCTGACGCCAATTTCTCAGATCGTCAGTTGTGCAAGTCCCTTTCAGGCATCGGTGACTCTTGGCTTTGACGGCAAGACTGCCGACGCCAAATCCATCTACGACCTGATGCTGTTGGCGGCGCCATGTGGTGCAAAGCTGCAGGTAGATGCTCGAGGTACCGATGCGGGGCCAGCGATTGAGGCAATGAAATCCCTCTTTTGTGGCGGTTTTATTATTGCCGATTGA
- a CDS encoding Rne/Rng family ribonuclease: MKKEMLINVLQPEESRIAIVEDGVLEELYVERSSAENYVGNIYKGRVVNIEPSIQAAFVDFGVGRNGFLHVSDVEFQYYKHLLKDGENAEEDEEEDDNRGRSRRPPRHLNERNVRNKPPIQKIFQRGSEVLVQVIKEGIGNKGPTLSTYISIPGRYLVLMPGLQRVGVSRKIGDEKTRRQLRQTMKNIQPPNGLGFIIRTAGIDREEADLRRDLNYLLRLWGTIVRRLKDTPAPAGIYEESDMIIRTIRDIYNGEIDSVVIDEDAACERAREFMKIVMPGQVNRIERYEGTEPLFNKYDIEDEIARIQDRHVPLQGGGSLVIDQTEALVAIDVNSGSFRADNDPEESAYQMNLRAAEAIARQIRLRDLGGVIVNDFIDMRQERHRRGVERAMRDAVKRDRARTRVLRISPFGLIEMTRQRIRPSLRRSVYENCPACNGVGQVKTAESLSIEVMRLVMAGSAHEDVSKIVIEVHDRVGHYLNNKKRKDITRIEDENDLLIQIVARSDVSFEHFTFRCEDDHGKEVQAV, from the coding sequence ATGAAAAAAGAAATGCTGATCAATGTTTTGCAGCCCGAAGAAAGTCGGATTGCAATCGTTGAAGATGGCGTGCTCGAAGAACTGTACGTCGAACGCAGCAGTGCCGAAAACTACGTCGGAAACATCTACAAAGGCCGCGTGGTTAATATTGAGCCCAGTATTCAGGCCGCATTCGTCGACTTTGGAGTCGGGCGAAATGGTTTCCTGCATGTCAGCGATGTGGAGTTTCAGTACTACAAACATCTGCTGAAGGACGGCGAGAATGCAGAGGAAGACGAAGAGGAAGATGACAATCGAGGGCGTTCCCGCCGTCCACCTCGTCATTTGAACGAACGGAATGTGCGTAATAAGCCACCGATTCAGAAGATTTTTCAGCGAGGCAGCGAAGTTCTCGTTCAGGTGATCAAAGAGGGAATCGGAAATAAGGGGCCAACCCTCTCGACGTACATCTCAATTCCCGGTCGCTACCTGGTGCTGATGCCAGGGCTGCAGCGAGTCGGTGTCAGTCGGAAAATTGGTGACGAAAAGACCAGACGCCAGTTGCGACAAACAATGAAAAACATCCAGCCTCCCAACGGGTTGGGTTTCATTATTCGGACAGCGGGCATCGATCGCGAAGAAGCGGATTTGCGCCGCGACCTGAACTACCTGTTGCGACTGTGGGGCACGATTGTTCGCCGACTGAAAGACACCCCTGCGCCGGCAGGGATCTACGAAGAAAGCGACATGATCATTCGTACGATTCGCGATATCTACAACGGCGAAATTGACAGCGTCGTGATCGACGAAGATGCCGCCTGCGAACGTGCCCGTGAATTCATGAAGATTGTCATGCCCGGCCAGGTGAATCGGATTGAACGCTACGAAGGTACTGAGCCGCTCTTCAACAAGTATGATATTGAAGACGAAATTGCTCGGATTCAGGACCGTCATGTACCTTTGCAGGGCGGCGGATCACTGGTGATCGACCAGACGGAAGCACTGGTGGCGATCGACGTCAACAGCGGAAGTTTCCGCGCGGACAATGATCCGGAGGAAAGCGCATACCAGATGAATTTGCGTGCAGCCGAAGCGATTGCACGGCAGATTCGCCTCCGGGATCTGGGTGGCGTTATCGTCAACGACTTTATCGACATGCGGCAGGAAAGACATCGTCGCGGTGTCGAACGAGCCATGCGTGACGCGGTGAAGCGGGATCGCGCCCGAACGCGTGTCTTAAGAATCAGTCCCTTTGGTCTGATTGAAATGACTCGCCAGCGTATCCGCCCGTCGCTGCGAAGAAGCGTCTACGAGAACTGCCCGGCCTGCAACGGTGTTGGTCAGGTCAAGACGGCAGAAAGTCTGTCAATCGAAGTGATGCGACTGGTGATGGCGGGTTCCGCTCATGAAGATGTGAGCAAGATTGTGATTGAAGTTCACGATCGAGTCGGGCACTACCTGAACAACAAGAAACGCAAGGACATTACGAGAATTGAAGACGAGAACGATCTGCTGATTCAGATTGTTGCAAGGTCGGATGTATCGTTTGAGCATTTTACGTTTCGGTGTGAAGACGACCACGGCAAGGAAGTTCAGGCAGTCTGA
- a CDS encoding glycosyltransferase family 2 protein, with the protein MTDDKPRVIAVMPAYNAASTLERTLKDIPEGAVDEVILVDDCSRDNTVEVAESLGITVIRHEKNTGYGGNQKTCYTHAMQKGADIVVMIHPDYQYDSRVISVAAELIRLGNCDVILGSRIRTRAEALEGGMPGWKYIANRCLTITENVALGQNLGDFHSGFRAYRREVLETVPWQENSDDFVFDTQFLAQAVAFGFRLGDIPVPVRYFAEASSINFRRSTRYGLLTLWVMALFWLNKLGLYRSRIFRKR; encoded by the coding sequence ATGACCGATGACAAGCCCCGAGTAATCGCCGTAATGCCAGCATACAATGCGGCAAGCACGCTTGAGCGGACTCTGAAGGATATTCCAGAGGGTGCGGTTGACGAAGTGATCCTGGTGGATGATTGCAGTCGGGACAATACCGTGGAGGTTGCGGAATCGCTGGGGATCACGGTCATTCGCCATGAAAAAAACACGGGCTACGGTGGGAATCAGAAGACGTGTTATACGCACGCAATGCAAAAGGGGGCCGATATCGTTGTGATGATCCATCCGGATTATCAATACGACAGTCGAGTGATTTCTGTGGCGGCGGAACTTATCCGTCTGGGGAACTGCGATGTCATTCTGGGCTCTCGGATTCGGACCCGAGCCGAGGCGCTTGAAGGCGGGATGCCGGGGTGGAAGTACATTGCCAACCGATGCTTAACAATTACGGAAAACGTGGCTCTGGGGCAGAATCTGGGAGACTTCCATAGTGGTTTCCGGGCGTACCGTCGCGAGGTTCTGGAGACGGTGCCGTGGCAGGAGAACTCCGACGACTTCGTCTTTGACACTCAGTTTCTCGCCCAGGCAGTCGCTTTTGGATTTCGACTCGGGGATATCCCCGTCCCGGTTCGTTACTTCGCCGAGGCCTCCAGTATCAATTTCCGACGCAGTACACGCTACGGTCTGTTGACTCTCTGGGTGATGGCGCTGTTCTGGCTCAACAAGCTGGGACTTTATCGTTCCCGCATCTTCAGAAAGCGATGA
- the rplU gene encoding 50S ribosomal protein L21 produces the protein MFAVIENGSRQHRVQEGDFLSMDYQADLQAGASVTFDKVFLANAGASSVIGRPTIEGATVVGEVVIAEEKGPKLEIQKLRRRKNSRRHTGHRQKYTRVQIKSISVPGLQVAEQPAAE, from the coding sequence ATGTTTGCTGTGATTGAAAACGGAAGCCGTCAGCATCGCGTTCAGGAAGGCGATTTCCTTTCGATGGATTATCAGGCAGATCTCCAGGCAGGAGCATCGGTGACCTTTGACAAGGTGTTTCTGGCGAATGCCGGAGCCTCAAGTGTCATTGGTCGTCCGACCATCGAAGGCGCGACAGTTGTCGGTGAGGTTGTAATCGCCGAGGAGAAGGGGCCGAAGCTGGAAATTCAGAAGCTTCGCCGCCGAAAGAATTCACGTCGCCATACCGGGCATCGACAGAAATATACCCGCGTGCAGATTAAATCGATCAGCGTCCCGGGACTTCAGGTGGCAGAACAGCCTGCGGCTGAATAG
- the raiA gene encoding ribosome-associated translation inhibitor RaiA, with the protein MQVAITCRHGSIRQDLHEYITRKSEKLVRYLDQVSEIDVTIEFEGNRVSVEMLVEIEGYHSIVAHVEGEDVGATFDKTLHKMEHQVHKYKEKQRDHRRDKPLNAAIEAAEQAAASESEESDESAS; encoded by the coding sequence ATGCAGGTCGCAATTACCTGCCGACACGGCAGCATCAGACAGGATCTCCACGAATATATTACTCGAAAGTCCGAGAAGCTGGTGCGATACCTGGATCAGGTGAGTGAGATTGATGTAACGATTGAATTCGAAGGGAATCGAGTCAGCGTAGAAATGCTTGTTGAAATCGAGGGGTACCACAGCATCGTGGCCCATGTGGAAGGGGAGGACGTTGGAGCAACGTTCGACAAAACGCTCCACAAGATGGAGCACCAGGTTCATAAGTACAAGGAAAAGCAGCGAGACCACCGGAGAGATAAGCCACTGAATGCGGCAATTGAGGCTGCAGAGCAGGCTGCTGCGTCCGAATCGGAAGAATCGGATGAAAGTGCGTCCTGA
- the ptsP gene encoding phosphoenolpyruvate--protein phosphotransferase produces the protein MQVRSGIAVSPGVVTGPALVLGSENFRIPRKYVTQDAVDTELHRFHTALDIVCGQIKGNEQLVSSQLGAQYGAIFTAHLQMARDPKLIAEIEKLIREQSHSPEYAVSRILRKFASQLEALGDRYLSERAMDIFDLEKRLLRQLLGESREELSSLTEPVVILAHDLTPGETATLDTKYVLGFATEVGGHTSHTAILAGALEIPAVVGLGRCLAGVSGGETVILDGDHGQVIIEPDDATVTRFHASRARNLRVTERLEQLENLPAETSDGEQVTLLGNIEFPEEVQQCIKRGADGIGLYRTEFLYLSGNKEPTEEDHYSAYCRVLEACGDLPVVVRTLDIGADKVPGPLQKQFSESLNPMLGLRSIRLSLRNTPLFKTQLRAILRASVHGNVRVMFPLVSTLLEFRQARMILMDVMEDLEDEGIPFKRDIPIGMMMEVPSAVLLAEEFAREVDFFSIGTNDLIQYTLACDRSDPSVASLYRSGDPSLLRLIQMVVKAAEKHSRPVSVCGQMSSDPRFIPLLLGLGLRTLSVTPHAIPRLKEVIRNLSITEAERIATHACELDLARDVEHFLLGELSRICPDLVV, from the coding sequence ATGCAGGTTCGAAGCGGAATTGCGGTTTCACCAGGAGTTGTGACGGGTCCGGCACTTGTGCTGGGTTCCGAGAACTTTCGTATCCCCCGAAAGTACGTCACTCAGGACGCAGTTGACACGGAATTGCATCGTTTTCATACCGCACTGGATATTGTATGCGGACAGATCAAGGGCAACGAGCAGCTGGTTTCCAGCCAGTTGGGCGCCCAGTATGGGGCAATTTTCACCGCACATCTTCAGATGGCGCGCGATCCAAAACTGATCGCTGAAATCGAGAAGCTGATTCGGGAACAGTCACATTCACCTGAATACGCGGTCAGCCGGATTCTGCGGAAATTTGCATCCCAGCTTGAAGCGTTGGGTGACCGTTACTTGTCCGAACGGGCAATGGATATTTTCGATCTGGAGAAGCGATTGCTTCGCCAGTTGCTTGGTGAAAGTCGCGAAGAACTTTCGAGTCTGACTGAGCCTGTTGTGATTCTCGCTCACGATTTGACGCCTGGCGAGACGGCAACCCTGGATACAAAGTACGTTTTGGGATTCGCTACGGAAGTCGGCGGTCATACAAGTCACACCGCAATTCTCGCGGGCGCCCTGGAAATTCCTGCCGTCGTTGGGTTAGGCCGCTGTCTTGCGGGAGTATCTGGTGGTGAAACGGTCATTCTGGATGGTGATCACGGACAGGTGATCATCGAGCCGGATGACGCAACAGTCACCCGATTTCATGCATCGCGAGCCAGAAACCTCAGGGTCACTGAGCGGCTGGAACAGCTGGAGAATCTGCCTGCTGAAACGTCTGACGGGGAACAGGTGACTTTGCTCGGAAACATCGAGTTTCCGGAAGAAGTGCAGCAATGCATAAAACGCGGGGCTGATGGCATTGGTTTGTATCGGACCGAATTCCTCTACCTGAGTGGTAATAAGGAGCCAACGGAAGAGGATCACTATTCGGCCTACTGCCGTGTGCTGGAAGCATGTGGAGATTTGCCTGTCGTTGTGAGAACGCTGGATATCGGTGCGGACAAAGTGCCGGGCCCTCTCCAGAAGCAGTTTTCTGAAAGCCTGAATCCAATGCTCGGGTTACGCAGCATTCGGCTGAGCCTTCGGAATACCCCGCTCTTTAAGACACAGTTGAGGGCCATTCTTCGCGCTTCGGTTCATGGAAATGTGCGAGTCATGTTTCCACTGGTCTCGACGTTACTCGAGTTTCGGCAGGCTCGAATGATTTTGATGGATGTCATGGAGGATCTGGAGGACGAAGGTATTCCATTCAAACGGGATATCCCGATTGGCATGATGATGGAAGTGCCGTCGGCAGTGTTACTGGCGGAAGAGTTTGCGCGAGAGGTTGATTTCTTCTCAATTGGTACAAACGATTTGATCCAATACACTCTTGCGTGTGATCGTTCCGATCCGTCTGTTGCCAGTCTTTATCGTTCCGGGGACCCATCTCTGCTCCGTTTGATACAGATGGTTGTGAAGGCAGCCGAAAAACACTCCAGACCCGTGTCTGTTTGTGGACAAATGAGCTCCGATCCAAGATTCATTCCATTGCTTCTCGGTTTAGGGCTGCGGACTCTGAGCGTCACACCACATGCAATTCCTCGTTTGAAAGAAGTGATTCGAAACCTTTCGATCACGGAAGCAGAGCGAATTGCGACTCATGCGTGCGAGCTCGATCTGGCTCGCGATGTCGAACATTTTCTGCTTGGCGAACTGTCTCGGATTTGCCCCGATCTGGTCGTTTAG
- a CDS encoding PTS sugar transporter subunit IIA: MKLTDFVVREAIVPSLTSTTKEEVIREIVASLKSTGVFRAEDEEAVVAAIMKREELGSTGIGNGVAVPHTKHPSVEKLSAAVAISRTGVDFASLDGEDVFILFLLVSPPDRPGDHLRGLENISRHLRSQDFCNFLRQSTTEVDIWDLLVEADDGDRE; this comes from the coding sequence ATGAAGCTCACAGATTTTGTGGTTCGCGAAGCCATCGTTCCATCGTTGACATCCACCACCAAGGAAGAAGTAATCCGTGAAATCGTTGCCAGCCTGAAGTCGACGGGCGTTTTTCGCGCGGAAGACGAGGAAGCGGTTGTTGCGGCAATTATGAAGCGTGAGGAGCTGGGTTCAACGGGCATCGGTAACGGCGTTGCTGTTCCGCATACCAAGCATCCTTCCGTGGAAAAGCTCTCTGCGGCTGTCGCTATTTCTCGCACCGGAGTGGATTTTGCCAGTCTCGACGGGGAAGACGTTTTCATTCTTTTCCTGCTGGTGTCGCCGCCGGATCGCCCGGGCGACCATCTTCGGGGCCTGGAGAACATCTCACGCCATCTGCGAAGCCAGGACTTCTGTAACTTCCTTCGACAGTCGACTACGGAAGTTGACATCTGGGACCTGCTTGTCGAAGCGGATGATGGTGATCGGGAGTAG